The following are encoded together in the Gouania willdenowi chromosome 14, fGouWil2.1, whole genome shotgun sequence genome:
- the LOC114475331 gene encoding vesicle-associated membrane protein 2 — protein MSAPAGAPAGPDGGSQAPPNLTSNRRLQQTQAQVDEVVDIMRVNVDKVLERDQKLSELDDRADALQAGASQFETSAAKLKNKYWWKNAKMMIILGVICVIVLIVIIVYFST, from the exons AT GTCTGCCCCAGCCGGAGCCCCCGCAGGACCAGATGGAGGGAGTCAGGCCCCTCCCAACCTCACCAGCAACCGCCGTCTGCAGCAGACTCAGGCACAGGTGGATGAG GTGGTGGATATCATGCGTGTAAACGTGGATAAGGTTCTGGAGCGTGATCAGAAGCTGTCAGAACTGGACGATCGGGCCGATGCCCTGCAGGCTGGAGCCTCCCAGTTTGAGACCAGTGCTGCAAAACTGAAGAATAAATACTGGTGGAAGAACGCCAAG ATGATGATTATCCTGGGTGTGATATGTGTGATTGTCCTCATCGTCATTATTG TGTACTTCAGCACCTAA